A portion of the Salmo trutta chromosome 1, fSalTru1.1, whole genome shotgun sequence genome contains these proteins:
- the slc25a29 gene encoding mitochondrial basic amino acids transporter isoform X1, which produces MDFLAGCIGGAAGVLVGHPFDTVKVRLQVQNVDKPLYRGTYHCFQSIVRQESMFGLYKGIGSPMMGLTFINAIVFGVQGNAMRYLGQDTPMNQFLAGAAAGTIQCVICCPMELAKTRMQMQGTGEKKSKRKLYKNSLDCLARIYKREGLSGVNRGMVTTLIRETPGFGVYFLAYDVLTRSIGCEPDDPYMIPKLLFAGGMSGIASWLSTYPVDVIKSRLQADGVGGVYQYTSIADCVRQSVRREGLRVFTRGLTSTLLRAFPVNAATFATVTLVLLYARGVEEGPKDCELGPPNTAHHTQLPQQTQASSL; this is translated from the exons ATGGACTTTCTCGCTGGCTGCATTGGAG GTGCTGCCGGAGTCTTAGTAGGACACCCTTTTGACACGGTAAAG gtGAGACTCCAGGTTCAGAATGTGGACAAGCCTCTCTACCGCGGGACCTACCACTGTTTCCAGTCCATCGTACGGCAGGAGTCG ATGTTTGGGCTGTACAAAGGCATCGGCTCCCCCATGATGGGCCTAACGTTCATCAACGCCATAGTGTTTGGAGTGCAGGGAAACGCTATGCGTTACCTGGGCCAAGACACCCCTATGAACCAGTTCCTGGCCGGGGCTGCAGCCGGAACCATCCAGTGTGTCATCTGCTGCCCCATGGAGCTGGCCAAGACACGCATGCAGATGCAAG GCACTGGGGAGAAGAAGTCCAAGAGGAAGCTGTATAAGAACTCCCTGGACTGTCTGGCCCGTATCTACAAGCGGGAGGGGCTGTCGGGGGTGAACCGTGGCATGGTTACCACGCTGATCCGAGAAACCCCTGGTTTCGGAGTCTACTTCCTGGCCTATGACGTCCTGACTCGCTCCATTGGCTGCGAACCTGACGACCCCTACATGATCCCCAAACTGCTATTCGCCGGTGGGATGTCCGGGATTGCCTCTTGGCTCTCCACCTATCCAGTGGACGTGATTAAGTCCCGCCTCCAGGCGGACGGGGTGGGTGGGGTCTACCAGTACACCAGCATCGCTGACTGCGTGCGGCAGAGCGTGAGGAGGGAGGGGCTCAGAGTGTTCACGCGAGGTCTTACCTCCACCCTGCTCAGGGCGTTTCCCGTCAATGCTGCCACCTTCGCCACCGTCACGCTGGTGCTGCTGTACGCACGGGGAGTGGAAGAGGGGCCCAAAGACTGTGAGCTGGGGCCCCCAAACACAGCTCACCACACACAGCTACCACAGCAGACCCAGGCTTCCAGCTTGTGA
- the slc25a29 gene encoding mitochondrial basic amino acids transporter isoform X2: protein MFGLYKGIGSPMMGLTFINAIVFGVQGNAMRYLGQDTPMNQFLAGAAAGTIQCVICCPMELAKTRMQMQGTGEKKSKRKLYKNSLDCLARIYKREGLSGVNRGMVTTLIRETPGFGVYFLAYDVLTRSIGCEPDDPYMIPKLLFAGGMSGIASWLSTYPVDVIKSRLQADGVGGVYQYTSIADCVRQSVRREGLRVFTRGLTSTLLRAFPVNAATFATVTLVLLYARGVEEGPKDCELGPPNTAHHTQLPQQTQASSL, encoded by the exons ATGTTTGGGCTGTACAAAGGCATCGGCTCCCCCATGATGGGCCTAACGTTCATCAACGCCATAGTGTTTGGAGTGCAGGGAAACGCTATGCGTTACCTGGGCCAAGACACCCCTATGAACCAGTTCCTGGCCGGGGCTGCAGCCGGAACCATCCAGTGTGTCATCTGCTGCCCCATGGAGCTGGCCAAGACACGCATGCAGATGCAAG GCACTGGGGAGAAGAAGTCCAAGAGGAAGCTGTATAAGAACTCCCTGGACTGTCTGGCCCGTATCTACAAGCGGGAGGGGCTGTCGGGGGTGAACCGTGGCATGGTTACCACGCTGATCCGAGAAACCCCTGGTTTCGGAGTCTACTTCCTGGCCTATGACGTCCTGACTCGCTCCATTGGCTGCGAACCTGACGACCCCTACATGATCCCCAAACTGCTATTCGCCGGTGGGATGTCCGGGATTGCCTCTTGGCTCTCCACCTATCCAGTGGACGTGATTAAGTCCCGCCTCCAGGCGGACGGGGTGGGTGGGGTCTACCAGTACACCAGCATCGCTGACTGCGTGCGGCAGAGCGTGAGGAGGGAGGGGCTCAGAGTGTTCACGCGAGGTCTTACCTCCACCCTGCTCAGGGCGTTTCCCGTCAATGCTGCCACCTTCGCCACCGTCACGCTGGTGCTGCTGTACGCACGGGGAGTGGAAGAGGGGCCCAAAGACTGTGAGCTGGGGCCCCCAAACACAGCTCACCACACACAGCTACCACAGCAGACCCAGGCTTCCAGCTTGTGA
- the slc25a47a gene encoding solute carrier family 25 member 47-A: MHIADFAAGSIGGACGVAVGYPLDTVKVRIQTQKQFTGIWHCFITTLSKEGIHGFFKGMSLPVTTVSMTSSVVFGMYRNCRQCLSQLRGGPGTPNTKPEIFLSGLAGGVATVTVMSPGDIVKVRLQCQTESLRARKGANLPKPKYRGPVHCLLTIVREEGVLGLYRGALPLMLRDGPSYATYFLTYSTLCEWFTPTGKKGPEWTGVMLAGGVAGMTGWTVGTPMDVIKARLQMDGARDIKRYKGFVHCITETVRVEGSGVFFRSLGINCLRAFPVNMVVFATYELLVGFLRTQPDTIEPPKLEFE; the protein is encoded by the exons ATGCATATTGCCGATTTCGCGGCAGGATCCATTGGAG GGGCATGTGGTGTTGCTGTGGGCTATCCTCTTGATACTGTAAAG GTGAGGATACAAACTCAGAAGCAGTTCACTGGAATTTGGCATTGCTTCATAACAACGTTATCTAAAGAAGGG ATCCATGGCTTCTTCAAGGGGATGTCCCTGCCTGTTACCACGGTTTCCATGACTTCCTCTGTGGTGTTTGGGATGTACAGGAACTGCCGTCAGTGTCTCAGTCAGCTGAGGGGAGGACCAGGAACCCCAAACACCAAACCAGAAATCTTCCTCTCCGGCCTGGCCGGGGGTGTGGCTACA GTGACAGTGATGTCACCAGGCGACATAGTGAAAGTCAGGCTGCAGTGTCAGACAGAGTCCTTGCGAGCCAGAAAAGGGGCCAACTTGCCCAAACCCAAGTACCGCGGCCCCGTCCACTGTCTCCTGACCATCgtcagagaggagggggtactGGGGCTCTACAGGGGAGCTCTGCCTCTCATGCTGAGAGACGGACCGTCCTACGCCACCTACTTCCTGACTTACAGCACACTCTGTGAGTGGTTCACCCCGACTGGAAAAAAGGGACCAG AGTGGACAGGGGTGATGCTGGCTGGCGGGGTGGCTGGTATGACCGGCTGGACAGTGGGTACGCCCATGGACGTGATTAAGGCCCGCCTCCAGATGGACGGAGCCAGGGATATCAAGAGATACAAGGGCTTTGTCCACTGCATCACAGAGACAGTCAGGGTGGAGGGGTCAGGGGTGTTCTTTAGGAGCTTGGGTATCAACTGTCTACGTGCCTTCCCTGTCAACATGGTGGTGTTCGCTACCTATGAACTCCTGGTCGGCTTCCTCAGAACACAGCCTGATACTATAGAACCCCCCAAACTAGAGTTTGAGTAG